The Paroedura picta isolate Pp20150507F chromosome 2, Ppicta_v3.0, whole genome shotgun sequence sequence CAGCTGGCAACGTTCCCATGCCAGACACTGCATTCGtccttccctcctctttccaGGGGAGTCCCAGGAACATAATGCAGAACTACCAGGATGCCATGGCTATTGTGCGCGAGTACGGTAAACCTGACCTCTTCATAACCATGACATGCAACCCACAGTGGCCTGAGATTCAAGAAAACCTTGATGGGCAACAAGCAGAGAACAGGCCAGACATTGTCGCCCGTGTCTTCCACCTCAAACTTACCTCACTCCTTGATGACTTGATGCGCCGAAATATTTTTGGCATCCCTGTGGCTCAAGTCCATGTGGTTATGTTCCAGAAAAGAGGACTTCCATGTGCCCACCTCCTGCTTCTCCTAAAACAGGAGTTCAAACCACACACACCGGACATCATCGATCTTATGGTCTGCGCTGAGATCCCAGACCCCCACAAAATGCCTACTTTATATGATGCTGTTACCGAACATATGATCCATGGCCCATGCGGCGACCAGCATCTATACTCTCCCTGCATGAAGGACAAGAAGTGCAGCGAACGCTTCCCTAAGTCCTTCCAAGAGGACACCCTACCAAACCACAACGGCTACCCACTGTACCGCCGAAGAGACAATAGCAGAACAGCATACATCCGTGGAGTTAGACTCGATAATCGCTGGGTTGTCCCCTACAACCCCTACCTACTCCTCCGGTACAACTGCCACATCAATGTTGAGGTTTGTGCCTCTGTAAAGAGTGTCAAATACATCTTCAAGTACATCTATAAGGGCTATGATCGTGCCCCGGTTCGTGTCATGGAAACCCACCAGAAATATGACGAAATCCAGAGTCATGTGGACTCGCGCTACATCAGCCCCCCTGAGGCCATGTGGCGCCTCCTCTCCTACAGCCTCCATTCCCAATCGCACGTCATCTTACGCCTCCCTGTCCATCTCCCTGGCTTCCACTCCGCCATTTTCGATGAACATGCACTGCAGGACAACGTCGATGCTGTTGCACGCCCTGCCCAAAGAGAAACTATGCTTACAGCATGGTTTCGACTCAATGAACACCATAAAGAGGCACGTTCAATCCTATACACTGATATTCCACACATCTATATTTTTCACAAGGAGACCAGAGAATGGGTTCCTCGCAAACACCATGCCACTAATCTCATTGGCCGCATGTACTCCGTGAACTATGCTACAGACACAGAGCTCTCCTGCTTGAGACTCCTGCTTCTGCACGTCCCTGGTGCGACCAGCTTTGAACATCTAAGGACCTTCAATGACATTCCATGTGCCACCTTCAAGGAGGCTGCCCTTCACCGTGGCCTCCTCCATGATGACAATGTCTGGGATGCTACAATGGCAGAGGCAGCCCTGTGCGGCATGCCACACCCCCTCAGGGACCTCTTTGCCTACATCCTCATCTTTGGGGTAGTCCCAAGACCTCAGGAACTCTTCGACAACTACAAAGACCAACTCTGGGAGGACTATGCCATACAACATATGCAAGGACATACAGATGAGTGCATCAAATGCCTGGCACGCACCCTGCAGGACATTGATGACACTTTGCAACTCCATGGCTCCTCATGTGCCAAACAAGGTCTCCAGATACCACTCGCGATCCTACCACCACCAGAGGATGAGCACAACCCACAACACTACCACAGGCTTGCAAAACAGATGGCAGACACCCTTAATGACCAGCAGCTTGCCGCTTACAATGCTATTCTCGAGGCCAGCCAAGATGAGACACGCCCACACCGGTGCTACTtcattgatggccctggtggcACTGGGAAGACATACCTATACAGTACTCTTATCTACAAGTTCAAAGGACAGGGTAGCATCGTCCTCCCTGTCGCGTCTACAGGCATTGCAGCAAACCTCCTCGTTGGCGGGAGAACATTCTTCAGCCAATTCAAACTACTTCCACCACTAACAGAGACCTCTGTCTCAAACATCACCCCAAACTCGCCTGAAGCCACCACGATATGCCGTGCCACTGCCATTATCTGGGACGAGGCCACCATGGCACCAAGAGCTGCCCTGACTGTTGTCGATCGCCTACTCAAGGGACTTATGTCCTCTGACAAACCGTTTGGTGGAAAACTACTCATCTTGGGAGGAGACTTCAGACAGACACTCCCCATTGTCAGCCACAGTGACAGGACAACCACCGTCGAGGCCACCATCAAGCACCACCCTCTCTGGCCATTTTTCAAAATCTTCCCCTTGACTGTCAATGTTCGCGCAACAGACCACGCCTTCAGCCAATGGGTCCTGCGTGTCGGGGATGGTGCACAGGACATCACCCCTACCCTTCCAGAAGACTTTATAGAAATCCCTAGACACACTATCACAACTTGTGGCCTGCCTACAGATATCTTTGGCACCCAGATCATGCCAGCAGACACCAACACCTTTATTAACAAGGCCATCCTGTGTCCAAGAATCTCACATGTTGACACCCTCAATGCCACTATACTGCACAGCCTTGAAGGCACTCCCACTACATACTACAGCATAGACTCCATTGAGGACAAGAATGACGAGAACTCAGAGGTTTTCTTCCCTATTGAGTTTCTACACTCTCTCAAGCCACCTGGCATGCCACCCCATCACCTGACACTCAAGATTGGCGCAATCGTCATGCTCTTAAGAAACCTCAACACTAAAAAAGGACTCTGCAACGGCACAAGGCTTATCGTCACTGACCTCAGGCCCAATGTGATTCTCGCTCGTATCATCACTGGCTCCGCCTTGGGGGAGACACTCTTCATACCTCGGATCAACTTAGCCCCCAAGGATCCTGACCTGCCTTTCACCCTCCGGCGGCAACAGTTCCCACTCAGACTTGCGTTTGCGATGACCATTAACAAGTCTCAGGGACAGACCCTCAGCAAGGTTGGCCTCCATCTTGAAGAGCCCGTTTTCAATCACGGGCAGCTCTATGTCGCACTCTCACGAGTAAGCCGCTTCCAGGACCTCAGGGTCCATGTCACCCCCGGACCACAGCAGGGCATGTTACTTCCACTTTCAGACCGCATTTTTACAAGGAACATTGTCTACCAGGAGGTCCTCTAACAACCACACCACCGAACACGTCTCTACTTTCTGCATCTCCACTCTATCTAACTATCTCCTCAAAGCTCTACTTGCACTCCCTGGAACCCactgtctacaccaggggtagtcaaactgcggccctccagatgtccatggactacaattcccatgagcccctgccagcattcgctcatgggaattgtagtccatggacatctggaggaccgcagtttgactacccctggtctacactacCAACCCAGAACTTCCCGCAAGCTGCCACACTATAAAGACAACGTGCCTGAATCACCACATGAGTTCACAGATGCCAACAATTCCAAACAGGatactccctcctctccccatgctagcacctgttgtatttacagctgcaacgggctttaattctagtatttaCAATAATGTTGTCTCCCCGTCTACATTTCTCTTGCTGAGGTTGGACTTGGAGGCAGGTATAGCAAGCGTTCGTACTGCTGTTTAAagctgcatgtttttttttcgTTTTTTTTAAGTTACCGAGTTTCAGGGAATACAGGAAACCTGCTAAGATGGCACCAAGGAATACGGGAAACCTGCTAAGATGgcacctcttccccttcccctcccttaatTTAATCAAAGGCCTATGTACGAAAAAGAGGCAAACTGGCAAACCGCATTCACGTGTGCCAGGCGCAAAATTCATTTGCGAAATTAACAGGGAGGCAGATTTAGCAGAACGGAGGGACATCGCAAAACCCGGAGAAGGAGAGCACCACAAAACGAGAGAAGCCTGCTCTTCCCTCCTGCCTCCCGAGTCCAAATGCTGTAGATggaaccgggagggggggggggatttaagctTTTCACAGAAGGCAGCAAGAAGTATTAAATCTGGTATTTTCAGACACATTTCTTCCCCCAGGAAATGTTTCCCTGAGCCAGTGACAGTTGCTCAACGGGGGCCGCATCCTATTCCACATATGCACATATGTAGCCGATGAaacatttattattgttattcttaAGTAGCGTAAATAGGGCAATGTAAGTTGCTAGCTTTTTTGTTCTTGGCACTCTCCGGAATTCCCCCTCCAGTCCATTTTCTGTCCTCTTGGATACTGGCTAGCAAGACTCTTTTCTCGTGCCCTCTTTCCCATATCTTTCTCACCTTCAGACTTGGCCAGAAACTCCTGGCTTTCTGGAGGCGTGATTCCCATTTGCTCACGGCATGCCTGCGAAAAGAGAGCATGTGGTTTATTTTCTTCCTTGTCGCCATACATCCGGCTGTATGCCAGTCGGTTCCAAATCTGAATACGTTGTGTGAACCCATAAAGTCTTCTACGGAATCAAATTGTTGCTCTGTCAAATTCAgtctttctcaatcagggctTTGGGACAATCagggctttgagcctccttcaggcagggaaagcggcatataagaaccaactcttcttcttcttacccgaactggagatgctggggattgaacctggggccatcCGCTTGCTGAACAGCCTAGGAATGTGACAagatttcttctcttcctctataTACCTTTTCATGCTAGTGGGTGTATAAATGCTCTCCTAATGGAAACAATCAGCCCTACCTTTGGAACAAACATTTGAAACCAAGACTGAGAAACAACGGCTCTTTACTGGCTTCTGCTTCCATTGATCTCAATATTCAGATCTAtgtatttctgtctgtctgtttgtctgtctttgtttttgtctttctgtcaGAAGTCGTGAGAGTTGGTccatcgagagccagcttggtgtagtggttaggagtgaggacttctaatctggcatgccaggttcgattctgcgctcccccacatgcagccagctgggtgaccttgggctcgccatggcactgataaaactgttctgaccaagcaggaatatcagggctctctcaacctcacccaccccacagggtgtctgtcgtggggagaggaatggaaaggcgactgtaagccgctctgagactcctttgggtagagaaaagcggcatataagaaccaactcttcttcattaatatcagggctctctcagtctcacctatctcacagggtgtctgttgtaaataAAAATTTATTGAAGTGTTCTAGTTTATAGTGGGACGGAAACCTGATTTTAAAAACAGGGGTAGAGATccaaatgttttttgtttttttaattaatcaaACACCAAAAGCCTTTCATTCAGAAATCCCTAAGCAGTCAGGTATATGGGCTGGGCCAGGAGGGGTTTGCCAATCCCCCTATCTCAGACACTGGCAAGGTTTCGACCTCTGGATTGGGAGATTCTTGAAGTTTGGAAAATGGACCTTGGGGAAGATGAAGTTTTGTGCAATGACAttaaatccaccctcccaagcagccattttctctaggagactGATCTTTGGTCAGTCATGAGAATGTAAGAGAAACCATGATGGATCAGGTCAGTGTCCCATCCAGTCtaatgctctgtgtcacacagtggccacaacccaggggccatcaagagaagaataagaagagttggttatataccctgcttttcaaaggagtctcaaagcagtttaaaatttcctttccattcctctccctatgaTAGAATCCTGCCgtgtctgagagccagcttactgcagtggttaagagctctaggttaggctgggagtgtgtgactagctcaaggacttacagcagtggtccccaaccccaggtctggggaccggtgccagtccgtggatcagttggtatcgggctgtggctcctccttgacctcctccccagctgctgcctcgggggctgccctaccactctgccgccagctcacctttgatgctctctggtggccaccatggctggggctcccccttggcgtggcactgcgcagatgctgctagcagcgccccccagtgggcggtgggaagtcgggtgcctgcaggaaagcaagtgggacaggggctcaggcgacagcagtgacgtcccttggcaaaagactaccctcccccaggcctcagtaaaattgtcaagcattgaccggtcccctgtgataaaaaggttgataaaaaggttggggaccactgacttacaggacagagtggagattcaaacccagcttttctAGATACTCTTCTCatattctaagccaggggtagtcaaactgtggccctctaggaGTCCGCGaagactggcagaggctcgtgggaattgtagtccgtggacatctggagggccacagtttgactaccccggttcTAAGCACTCCACCACACCACATCTCCTATGTTGCTGTACATTAGTCCTTTTGTGAACCTTTATAtatttgctggggaggggggatataaaCTCTTGATAGGTTGAAACAGTCAAAAGGAACAATATTACAGCCACTGAAAAATAACAATTCTAGATGGCTAGCTGTGTCCCGGTGCCATCCTATGCAGATTAACATGAGTAACTTGTATACTATTGGAGAAGCACACCGACCCCTCTTAGCTGTAGTGGCTCCTTGGGCCAACTTGTGGAGGAGAtggggctcagtggtggagcatctgcttggcatacagaaggccccaggttcgatccctggcatctcctgttaaaaatgATCAGCCAGGAGGCTGTGGGAAAGACCTCTTgcttgaggccctggagagccgctgacagtctgagaagacaagaaaggcatggatggatggatggatggatggatggatggatggatggatggatggatggatggatggatggatggatggatgccttACTCCCTGTATGGCAACTCCATGCGTCATCTCTGCCAGCACCTTGAGTCTTGGGCCAACAGCAGAAAGATAGCTAGGTTtaatataccccacttttcactactcaaaggagtcccaaagcagcttacacacacctttgccttcctctcccctcaacagaagccctgtgaggtaggtgggcatgAAAGAtccctcagagaactgctctgtgagaacagctgtaacaggactctgacttgcccaaggtcacctagctggctgcatgtggaggagcggggaatcgaacccggtccTCCAGTTTTGAGGCTGCCGTTTTttaaccacagcaccacactggttctcagcaGAGCTCTGTTGAACAACTTGTGATGTTGTCAAAGTAGCACCATGGGCAAGatttcggggtgtgtgtgtgcttgtgtgtgtgtgtgtgtgtgtgtgtgtgtggagatcagtgggctcCATCTTTCTCTGAGACACAACCGTTTTCTCTGTGTCCCAATCATCACCTGTCTTTCCCAGCCCTTGCGTTATCCAAAAGGTGCAGTCCGTTGAAATGGGAGTTCGACTCCTGTTTTCAAAAGATCTTTAATTCATGCCAAGGCAGAGG is a genomic window containing:
- the LOC143828370 gene encoding uncharacterized protein LOC143828370, which gives rise to MYSYVKFTGVWSNMGLRATLPSPCPGRPVATARQKCTRIPVKIENAQQACNAHKRQRRASNTPAQVAAENRSRREQHQRARRHTTLPSSRITPACPETPAVKPLQKRTRTPTEIEFARQARAAYKRRHRASLTPAQITAENRRRSERRRRARAAAVAAAAAAAAAAACHLPSTPGATPGTSTDVHPTTATQTPALTAPSDPATHPAALQPLLVPTLRGVLPDAFTIPGSRPTSDPHSCGNLTETCLCCKARHFPSERHDAGRYTTCCSKGAVSLPPIGTATLINDLLSQHHEYSSNFLANICSINSSLAFASMDASVAPPPHYGPNCFRIHGAINYHTGTLHPATGEPHKYAQLYILDSLEATRQRLQQPGNEACNPLLLQELCSFMEANNPFAQACKMLYKVEQDCLREALANNAPPPTVTMAIIQDREYDPQQYKALWSNEVAVIFESEDSSAPLLRDLLIHCRSPTGHRAHTNRISILDPNLEPLVYPLLFPLGDQSWGTEIRLNRQPASTPRVRPQAAHPRTRITQRQYYQFRLSVRDTFNPFLAAGRLTQQYIVDAYVKTEANRLNFLRNNQTSLTVESSHGFMDHLQQTAGNVPMPDTAFVLPSSFQGSPRNIMQNYQDAMAIVREYGKPDLFITMTCNPQWPEIQENLDGQQAENRPDIVARVFHLKLTSLLDDLMRRNIFGIPVAQVHVVMFQKRGLPCAHLLLLLKQEFKPHTPDIIDLMVCAEIPDPHKMPTLYDAVTEHMIHGPCGDQHLYSPCMKDKKCSERFPKSFQEDTLPNHNGYPLYRRRDNSRTAYIRGVRLDNRWVVPYNPYLLLRYNCHINVEVCASVKSVKYIFKYIYKGYDRAPVRVMETHQKYDEIQSHVDSRYISPPEAMWRLLSYSLHSQSHVILRLPVHLPGFHSAIFDEHALQDNVDAVARPAQRETMLTAWFRLNEHHKEARSILYTDIPHIYIFHKETREWVPRKHHATNLIGRMYSVNYATDTELSCLRLLLLHVPGATSFEHLRTFNDIPCATFKEAALHRGLLHDDNVWDATMAEAALCGMPHPLRDLFAYILIFGVVPRPQELFDNYKDQLWEDYAIQHMQGHTDECIKCLARTLQDIDDTLQLHGSSCAKQGLQIPLAILPPPEDEHNPQHYHRLAKQMADTLNDQQLAAYNAILEASQDETRPHRCYFIDGPGGTGKTYLYSTLIYKFKGQGSIVLPVASTGIAANLLVGGRTFFSQFKLLPPLTETSVSNITPNSPEATTICRATAIIWDEATMAPRAALTVVDRLLKGLMSSDKPFGGKLLILGGDFRQTLPIVSHSDRTTTVEATIKHHPLWPFFKIFPLTVNVRATDHAFSQWVLRVGDGAQDITPTLPEDFIEIPRHTITTCGLPTDIFGTQIMPADTNTFINKAILCPRISHVDTLNATILHSLEGTPTTYYSIDSIEDKNDENSEVFFPIEFLHSLKPPGMPPHHLTLKIGAIVMLLRNLNTKKGLCNGTRLIVTDLRPNVILARIITGSALGETLFIPRINLAPKDPDLPFTLRRQQFPLRLAFAMTINKSQGQTLSKVGLHLEEPVFNHGQLYVALSRVSRFQDLRVHVTPGPQQGMLLPLSDRIFTRNIVYQEVL